The following proteins are co-located in the Cupriavidus pauculus genome:
- a CDS encoding SDR family oxidoreductase, producing the protein MPTALVLGASRGLGLEFVRQYRADGWRVVAAARSAEGVAALAALGAEAHQVDLTDAGQVAGLGWKLDGESFDVAIYNAGVIGPRTEGAQPVPRQDFDAVMHTNVLGPMMALPLVLPFVETGNHGRGGVLAVLSSKMGSIGGMESNAAWMYRVSKAAANAVVKAVSLDARHAICVALHPGWVQTDMGGPNADLKPQQSVAGMRRTLAGLTHHDNGSFHNYDGSPIPW; encoded by the coding sequence ATGCCTACCGCGCTCGTCCTTGGGGCTTCCCGGGGTCTCGGTCTCGAATTCGTCCGGCAGTACCGCGCCGACGGCTGGCGCGTGGTGGCCGCCGCGCGCAGCGCCGAAGGCGTCGCCGCGCTGGCGGCGCTGGGCGCCGAGGCCCACCAGGTGGACCTGACCGACGCCGGCCAGGTGGCCGGCCTGGGCTGGAAGCTCGACGGCGAGAGCTTTGACGTGGCGATCTACAACGCCGGCGTGATCGGCCCGCGCACGGAAGGCGCGCAGCCCGTGCCGCGGCAGGACTTCGACGCCGTGATGCACACCAACGTGCTGGGCCCGATGATGGCGCTGCCGCTGGTGCTGCCGTTCGTCGAGACCGGCAATCACGGCCGGGGCGGGGTGCTGGCCGTGCTGTCGTCGAAGATGGGCAGCATCGGCGGCATGGAAAGCAACGCCGCCTGGATGTACCGCGTCAGCAAGGCCGCCGCCAACGCGGTGGTCAAGGCCGTGTCGCTGGACGCGCGGCACGCCATCTGCGTGGCGCTGCATCCGGGCTGGGTCCAGACCGACATGGGCGGCCCCAACGCCGACCTGAAGCCACAGCAGAGCGTGGCCGGCATGCGCCGCACGCTGGCCGGCCTGACGCATCACGACAATGGCAGCTTTCACAACTACGATGGCTCGCCCATCCCCTGGTAA